Proteins encoded in a region of the Nicotiana tomentosiformis chromosome 9, ASM39032v3, whole genome shotgun sequence genome:
- the LOC138898405 gene encoding uncharacterized protein encodes MSVQEYNLQFDSLARYAPTIVDKIEDRVHRFVMGLESHLLNDCMSVSLQPCMDISRIQAYSQGVEECKQKQRADCEHDRGQRPSQNSKASSSQYRGESSQMRSPLPLCAQCDKQHAGQCRMWLGVCYTYGYLGHIMRYCPTRGDASIVQPAGSVVGSSSSVRPPGQGSQVPINRGRGRGRASSSSGPQNRIYALVGRQDHESSPDVVTGLPPERETEFAIDILPDIHPISIPPYRMALKDILTSAPTLTLPEGADGYAIYCDASGIGLGGVLMQHGKVVAYASRKLRKHKKNYPTHDLELAAVIHALKMWRRWLDLLKDYDVDILYHPGKANVVTDALNRRSMGSLSYLQPGKSGIACDIHKLASLGVRLLDSCDTGITIQDTTTSSLVTEVKERQYEDHVLAHYRDTTPQKDKTPFKIT; translated from the exons ATGAGTGTTcaggagtacaaccttcagtttgattcgttggctaggtatgctcccactattgtagatAAGatagaggatcgggttcaccggttcgtgatggggttggagtcgcacctgcttaatgactgcatgtcggtctcacttcaaccatgcatggatatttctcgtattcaggcatactctcagggtgtagaggagtgtAAACAGAAGCAGAGGGCGGattgtgagcatgataggggccaga ggcctagtcagaattccaaggcctcaagttctcagtataggggtgagtcaagtcagatgaggtcGCCCTTGCCACTATGTGCTCAGTGTGATAAGCAGCATGCCGGGCAGTGCCGTATgtggttgggtgtttgttatacttatgGTTATCTAGGCCACATTATGAGgtattgtccgacgagaggtgatgcaagcataGTTCAGCCAGCAGGATCTGTAGTTGGTtcatcatcatcagtacgcccccctgGGCAAGGCTCACAAGTACCAATCaatcgtggtagaggcagaggtagagcatctagctcgagcggtcctcagaaccgcatttatgcattagtAGGACGACAGGATCATgagtcgtcacctgatgttgttacag GTCTTCCGCCAGAGCGAGAAactgagtttgctattgacatattaccagatattcatccaatatctattcctccctatagaatg GCATTAAAGGACATATTAACTTCAGCACCGACTCTAACACTCCCAGAGGGggccgatggttatgctatctattgtgatgcttcaggcattggattgggtggtgtactgatgcagcatggtaaagttgtagcttatgcttctagaaaaTTAAGAAaacacaagaagaattacccgacccacgatttagagttagccgcagtgattcatgcactaaagatgtggag gagatggttggatctactgaaagactatgacgttgatattttataccatcccgggaaggcgaatgtagtaacTGATGCCCTcaaccgtagatctatgggtagcctgtcatatttacaacCAGGGAAGAGTGGAATAGCCTGTGACATTCAtaagctagctagtcttggagttcgattactggattCATGTGATACCGGTAtaactattcaggacacgacaacatcctctttagtaactgaagtaaaggaacgccagtacgaggatcaTGTGTTAGCTCATTACAGGGATACAACTCCTCAGAAGGATAAGACACCATTTAAGATTACATAA